A window of the Chthonomonas sp. genome harbors these coding sequences:
- a CDS encoding BamA/TamA family outer membrane protein, which translates to MRARRGLTSALALLALAAVAGAQTAIIREVVVNGNQRISRDAIIAVMRMQAGKPYIDSDRARDIEAIMELGFFRDADIIPRQINATDWQLNVEIKENPLVKEFRITGSTVFKTEEILAVIKQPVNEVFNLRNIVPTANAIRELYQKKGYFAEAEIAPLDESPETLGINVVERAVKEIKITNQGKTRQGVIRRLLKTKPGTAFNEVTWANDRRRIESTTWFKEIEAGVEPTEEIGKFNLLLDLKEDKTGQIAFGAALDPNSRLAGSVRYSDSNFRGQGQTVSFNMQQDTVGTGLSSSIDYIDPYYRDSDTQLSIRLYSRIVNYFAGAGIGTGTNSPNDKRFDERRTGAGISLSRTTKDIFSFGYGVNYEKINTINLRNADPDDFIQQDGDLLTFSFTGVRDRRDVPLAPSEGDYVRVSIEPAFANISKIGGSVGGFNDLLGRNKFVRSNLEYKLFLSKRPAKAEDLLKPRKVLALRARYGLIVGTPPFFEQLFLGGSDSLRGYPDQRFWGKQSLLTTIEYRVPIQKTFSVIGFADYGGAWGGYGTIRDFQQSNKPNLKLGYGAGVAFNVGPLGNIRIDLGFDDRGRNRTHFSIGGSF; encoded by the coding sequence ATGCGTGCACGACGAGGATTGACTTCCGCCCTAGCCCTACTTGCCCTTGCGGCGGTGGCCGGAGCCCAAACCGCGATTATTCGCGAGGTGGTCGTGAACGGCAACCAGCGCATCAGCCGGGACGCGATCATCGCCGTGATGCGGATGCAAGCCGGCAAACCCTACATCGATTCCGACCGCGCCCGCGACATCGAAGCGATCATGGAGCTCGGCTTCTTCCGCGATGCCGACATCATCCCGCGCCAGATCAATGCGACCGATTGGCAGCTCAACGTCGAGATCAAGGAAAACCCGCTCGTCAAGGAGTTCCGCATCACCGGCAGCACGGTGTTTAAGACCGAAGAGATTTTGGCCGTCATCAAGCAGCCGGTCAACGAGGTTTTCAACCTCCGCAACATCGTGCCGACCGCCAACGCGATCCGCGAGCTTTACCAAAAGAAGGGGTACTTCGCCGAAGCTGAAATCGCGCCTCTTGACGAATCGCCCGAGACGCTCGGCATCAACGTGGTCGAGCGCGCCGTGAAAGAAATCAAGATCACCAACCAAGGTAAGACCCGCCAAGGCGTGATCCGTCGCCTGCTGAAAACCAAGCCGGGAACCGCCTTTAACGAAGTCACCTGGGCGAACGACCGCCGCCGCATTGAAAGCACAACCTGGTTCAAGGAAATCGAAGCTGGCGTCGAGCCGACCGAAGAGATCGGTAAGTTCAACTTGCTACTCGACCTGAAAGAAGACAAGACCGGCCAGATCGCGTTTGGCGCGGCTCTGGACCCCAACTCGCGCCTTGCGGGTTCGGTCCGCTATTCCGACAGCAACTTCCGTGGCCAAGGCCAAACGGTGTCGTTCAACATGCAGCAGGACACGGTCGGGACCGGCCTCTCCAGCAGCATCGACTACATTGACCCCTACTACCGCGACAGCGACACCCAACTTTCGATTCGCCTGTACAGCCGCATCGTGAACTACTTCGCAGGCGCGGGCATCGGCACCGGCACCAACTCGCCAAACGACAAGCGCTTCGACGAGCGCCGCACCGGGGCGGGCATCTCGCTCTCGCGCACCACCAAGGATATTTTCAGTTTTGGCTACGGCGTCAATTACGAAAAGATCAATACGATCAACCTTCGCAACGCCGACCCCGACGACTTCATTCAGCAAGACGGCGACCTGCTGACCTTCAGCTTCACCGGCGTGCGCGATCGCCGAGACGTGCCGCTTGCGCCCTCCGAAGGCGACTACGTGCGCGTGTCCATCGAACCGGCTTTCGCCAACATCTCCAAGATCGGCGGTAGCGTCGGCGGATTCAACGACCTGCTCGGTCGCAATAAGTTTGTCCGCTCAAACTTGGAATATAAGCTGTTCCTGAGCAAGCGGCCAGCGAAGGCCGAAGACCTACTTAAGCCGCGCAAGGTGCTCGCGCTGCGTGCCCGCTACGGCCTCATCGTCGGCACCCCGCCGTTCTTCGAGCAGCTGTTCCTTGGTGGCTCGGATTCGCTCCGCGGCTATCCCGACCAGCGGTTCTGGGGCAAGCAAAGTCTGCTGACCACGATTGAGTACCGGGTGCCGATCCAAAAGACGTTCAGCGTCATCGGCTTTGCCGACTACGGCGGAGCGTGGGGCGGATACGGCACCATTCGCGACTTCCAGCAATCGAATAAGCCCAATCTTAAGCTCGGCTATGGCGCGGGTGTCGCGTTCAACGTCGGGCCGCTCGGCAACATTCGCATCGACCTGGGCTTCGACGATCGCGGTCGCAACCGAACCCACTTCTCAATCGGAGGAAGTTTCTAA